One window of Candidatus Tiamatella incendiivivens genomic DNA carries:
- a CDS encoding FprA family A-type flavoprotein, which translates to MAKISTRQLTGSLYLLRVDDEKTRYFESLWEIPEGITYNAYLLKTSEGDVLFDGWKSVFANELIETLSTLTSPSELKYVVVHHMEPDHTGSIKILSKMYSDTKMLIHPIGKKMLEKFYGIPSSRIEVVKNDQVIKIGDKHLRFLYAPWIHWPETMFTLIEEDGLLLTCDAFGGYSIPDCITDLDCVPENYMYSAEKYMVTVVGHYRKNLLSGISKIRTLESRIKGILPGHGLLWLGNPRTIVDKYQAWAEGEPVEKRATIVQVTMYGQTDMLVTAVESELRSKGYRVHKFVLNDQKRPNLSDILAVINRTELLVLATGTYEARVQPLMRFIVEEIKEKISPVDKNAIIIASYGWGSIAGKEIKSALEQSGWGILKVIESDRISGVPPDTYLLPSRSG; encoded by the coding sequence TTGGCTAAAATTTCTACTAGGCAATTAACAGGCAGTCTATACCTGTTGCGTGTGGACGATGAGAAAACCCGTTACTTTGAATCCCTATGGGAAATACCTGAAGGCATAACCTATAATGCATATTTGCTAAAAACAAGTGAAGGAGACGTTTTATTCGATGGTTGGAAATCAGTTTTTGCAAATGAACTAATAGAGACACTTTCTACTTTGACTAGTCCCTCTGAACTAAAATACGTTGTAGTCCATCATATGGAGCCTGATCACACTGGCTCTATTAAAATACTTTCTAAAATGTATAGTGATACAAAGATGCTTATTCACCCTATAGGCAAGAAGATGTTAGAGAAATTCTACGGGATTCCTTCTAGTCGGATCGAGGTCGTTAAAAACGATCAAGTCATAAAAATCGGAGATAAACATCTACGATTCCTTTATGCGCCTTGGATACACTGGCCCGAAACAATGTTTACGCTGATAGAAGAAGACGGTTTATTATTAACTTGCGATGCATTTGGAGGCTACAGTATACCTGACTGTATAACCGATTTAGACTGTGTCCCAGAAAACTATATGTATTCGGCTGAAAAATACATGGTGACAGTAGTAGGTCATTACAGGAAGAACCTCTTATCAGGTATATCTAAGATTAGAACGCTTGAAAGTAGAATAAAGGGTATACTCCCAGGCCACGGTCTCCTATGGCTTGGGAATCCGAGAACCATCGTAGATAAATACCAGGCATGGGCAGAAGGTGAACCTGTTGAAAAAAGAGCAACAATAGTTCAGGTAACAATGTATGGTCAAACAGACATGCTTGTTACTGCAGTCGAATCTGAACTCCGCTCGAAAGGTTATCGCGTGCATAAATTTGTATTAAACGATCAGAAAAGGCCTAATTTATCAGATATACTTGCTGTTATTAATAGAACGGAACTGCTGGTTCTAGCCACTGGAACATATGAAGCAAGAGTTCAACCATTAATGAGATTTATTGTGGAGGAAATTAAAGAGAAGATATCTCCGGTAGATAAGAATGCTATAATAATTGCTTCATATGGCTGGGGTAGTATTGCTGGAAAAGAAATCAAATCAGCTCTCGAGCAATCTGGCTGGGGTATTCTTAAAGTAATAGAATCAGATAGGATCAGCGGGGTTCCACCCGACACATATCTATTGCCTAGCCGGTCAGGGTAA